The bacterium nucleotide sequence CCTGACCGAACAGAACGGGGAGTTCGTGCCCTGGGCCGTGAACGAACTCTCGCCCGAGGTTTTTCAACGCGAGGATTTCCGTAAATATTTCGAGCGTTTGAGCGCGGGAGAGATGAAGCCGGAGGAGTTGACCCAGGTCCCGGACCTGCAGGCCTCCTTCCTGTTCATCGAGAGCCGTACCGAACCCAAACACCGGGAAGCCATGCTGAACGACCTCGCGTCGGCCTTGAAAAAACGTCATTTAAGGCGCCAAATGTCCGAGCTGAAGGCCCGGCAAACCCAGGCCGAAAAGGACGGGCTGGCGGATACGGCCCTCCGGTTGGCCCAGGAAATGGTGCTTTTGAAGCGCCAATTCGAGCAAGAAGGCGTGAACCCATGACAACCGAGAACCGGTCCCAAGAACACGTCCAAAAGATCCTCCAGGCGGGCAAGGAAAAGGGCTATATCACCTATAAACAGGTGAACGACATCCTGCCCGAAGAGGTCGTTTCCTCCGACGAGATCGACGACATCCTGGTGATGCTGGGCGAGAACGACATCAAGATCGTGGACCAGGAGGAAAAGGCCGCCGTCCTCACCGATGGCGACAAGGAAAACCCCGCCGAGGCCCCGGGCGCGGCCATCGTCAAGGAAGAGGAAGAAGAGGAAGAGGATTTCGAGAAGGGTCCCGAGTCGGGCGGCGAGCACCGCATGGTGGACCCGGTGAAGATGTACCTCCATGAGATGGGCCGCATCTCGCTGCTGAACCGGGAGCAGGAGATCGCCATCGCCAAGCGCATCGAGGCGGGCGAATTCAAGGTGCTGAAGGCGGTCCTGGGCAGCGCGCTGGGGCTCCAGCAGTTGAACGGGCTTTTCAGCGACATCCTCCACGCCAAGCGGACCCTCCAGGAGACCATGGACCTGGAACCCTATTCGGAAATGCCTGAAGTCCCGGAAAAGCAGATCCTCGCCAAATTGAAGAAGAACCAGGCCAAGTTCAAGAAGCTCGAAAAGACCGTCAAGGACCTGCAACACAAGGCGTCCCAGAAGTCCCTTTCCCTCGAGAAAAAGAAGGTGGTCCTGGAACAATTGGACGTCCGGCTGGTGGACCTCATCTGGCTGGTGAAAGATTGCCAGTTCCATAAGAAGGTCCGGGAGCACCTCATCGCCTCGTTGCGGGAAAAAGCGGAGGCGGTGGAGGAGCAGGAGCACCTCATGCACCTGCAAGAGCGCCACCTAGCCTTGGGCCCGGAAAGCTACCTCAAACTTCCCAGTTTGCTCAAGCAAGAGACCTCCGCGGCCCTCCGGGACCTGGAGAAGAAGGCCGGTTTGAAGGGCGAGTCCTTCCTGAGCGCCGCCCGCCATTGGGAGAAGGCGCGCGCCGCGATCAAGACGCTCGAGAAAGAGGCCGTGGCCGGCCGGGACCTGTTGCGGCACCTGATGCGCAATATCCGCATTGGCGAAAAGGAGGCTTACCAAGCGCGTATGGAGCTGGTGGAAGCCAACCTGCGCCTGGTCATCTCCATCGCCAAGAAATACACGAACCGGGGACTGCCTTTCCTGGACCTGATCCAGGAAGGCAACATCGGCCTCATGCGGGCGGTCGAGAAGTTCGAATACCGCCGGGGCTATAAGTTCTCCACCTACGCCACCTGGTGGATCCGCCAGGCCATCACCCGGGCCATCGCGGACCAGGCCCGCACCATCCGGATCCCGGTGCACATGATCGAGACCATCAACAAGTCCATCAAGGTTTCCCGGGACATGGTGCAGGAGTTGGGACGGGAACCGACCGTGGACGAGATCGCCGAGAGGCTGGAACTGCCGGTGGAGAAGGTCCGGGCGGTCCTGAAGGTGGCCCAGGAGCCCATTTCGTTGGAGACGCCCATCGGTGAGGAGAAGGACAGCAGTTTGGGGGATTTCCTCGAGGACAAGGAGGCGGTCTCGCCCGCCTATGCGACGGCCTTTGTCCTGCTCCAGGAGCAGATCACCGAGGTCCTGGGGACCTTGAAGGAACGGGAGGCCGAGGTCCTGCGCCTAAGGTTCGGCCTGGAGGACGGGCATCCCCATACGCTGGAAGAAGTAGGGAACACCTTCAAGGTGACCCGGGAAAGGGTCCGTCAGATCGAAGCCAAGGCCCTTCGCAAGCTGCGTCATCCTTCGCGCAGCCGCAAATTGAAGGGTTTCCTCGAATAGGTTTTCAGTCCAAAATACGCAGTCTGTAAATGGGGCATTAGCTCAGCGGTTAGAGCAGGGCACTCATAATGCCTTGGTCCCTGGTTCGAATCCAGGATGCCCCACCAACCTATCTTCGACTTGTCCTTTTTCATGAATTTCCAATCGAAACCATTGTTTAACAGGTAAAAAGGCCGATTGTGTTCACTTTAGAAGCGACTTATTATTAAACCGGTTCCAATAAATTACATAACTTTTGCATGAAGGAGTCAGAATGGCCTCTTTTACCCCCAAGAAAGAACACCGCTTCTCGTTCGGCCTCTGGACCACCGCCAACCGCGGCCGCGATCCCTTCGGCGAGGAGACCCGGGCCCGTCTCGATCCCATCACCAATATCAAGGAACTGGGCAAGCGCAACGTCTACGGCTTCAACTTCCACGATGACGACCTGATCCCCTTCGGCGCCTCCCTTCAACTGCGCAACAAGATCATCAAAGAGACCAAGAAGGCCATGAAGGACTACAAGATCGCCTGCGCCATGGCGACCACCAACCTTTTCTACCACCGCATCTTCAAGGACGGCGCCTTCACCAGCCACGACCCGAAGGTGCGCGCCTTCGCCCTGCAGAAGGTCATGAAGAACATGGACCTGGGGGCGGAACTGGGCGCCACCGTCTATGTCTTCTGGGGCGGCCGGGAAGGCACCGAAGTGGACGCCTCCAAGACCCCGGAGGAGGCCCTCAAGCGCTACCGGGAATGCATGAACTACCTCTGCGCCTACGCGCGCCACAACGGCTACAACTTCAAGTTCGCCATCGAACCCAAGCCCAATGAGCCCCGGGGCGACATCTTCCTGGCCACCGCGGGCCACGTGCTGGCCTTCATCGAGACCCTGGACCATCCCGAGATGGTGGGGGTGAACCCGGAGATCGAGCACTCGCGCATGGCGGGGCTCAACACCTAC carries:
- the rpoD gene encoding RNA polymerase sigma factor RpoD, whose product is MTTENRSQEHVQKILQAGKEKGYITYKQVNDILPEEVVSSDEIDDILVMLGENDIKIVDQEEKAAVLTDGDKENPAEAPGAAIVKEEEEEEEDFEKGPESGGEHRMVDPVKMYLHEMGRISLLNREQEIAIAKRIEAGEFKVLKAVLGSALGLQQLNGLFSDILHAKRTLQETMDLEPYSEMPEVPEKQILAKLKKNQAKFKKLEKTVKDLQHKASQKSLSLEKKKVVLEQLDVRLVDLIWLVKDCQFHKKVREHLIASLREKAEAVEEQEHLMHLQERHLALGPESYLKLPSLLKQETSAALRDLEKKAGLKGESFLSAARHWEKARAAIKTLEKEAVAGRDLLRHLMRNIRIGEKEAYQARMELVEANLRLVISIAKKYTNRGLPFLDLIQEGNIGLMRAVEKFEYRRGYKFSTYATWWIRQAITRAIADQARTIRIPVHMIETINKSIKVSRDMVQELGREPTVDEIAERLELPVEKVRAVLKVAQEPISLETPIGEEKDSSLGDFLEDKEAVSPAYATAFVLLQEQITEVLGTLKEREAEVLRLRFGLEDGHPHTLEEVGNTFKVTRERVRQIEAKALRKLRHPSRSRKLKGFLE
- the xylA gene encoding xylose isomerase, giving the protein MASFTPKKEHRFSFGLWTTANRGRDPFGEETRARLDPITNIKELGKRNVYGFNFHDDDLIPFGASLQLRNKIIKETKKAMKDYKIACAMATTNLFYHRIFKDGAFTSHDPKVRAFALQKVMKNMDLGAELGATVYVFWGGREGTEVDASKTPEEALKRYRECMNYLCAYARHNGYNFKFAIEPKPNEPRGDIFLATAGHVLAFIETLDHPEMVGVNPEIEHSRMAGLNTYHDFAQAMEAGKLYHVDLGAQKPNRFDQDLRFGSEDLKETFFVVKLLEDNHWAGTRNFDEHPYRSEDEKGVWDFVEGSMRTYLILWEKVKQFNSDKKIQQILKDIHGSDPGLEGIMRRYTPEGADQLRKRVFDPMAISKKRLPYEELDQRLQELLLGVL